The Achromobacter deleyi genome has a window encoding:
- a CDS encoding c-type cytochrome: protein MEPGKLFIASLGALVLCHSSPSFAQNSNGKNLYTQRCAMCHGADIRGTGPLAKKSNPPTPDLTTAAFKRRLDEYPGVIVSSVILRPNGDLIPRTLRENGVKLAPHSWTVQDFRDLNKYMSGVISKSR, encoded by the coding sequence ATGGAACCAGGAAAATTGTTCATCGCTTCGCTAGGAGCGTTGGTGTTGTGTCATTCGTCACCATCCTTTGCGCAAAACAGCAACGGGAAAAATCTCTACACACAGCGATGCGCGATGTGCCACGGCGCAGATATTAGGGGCACTGGGCCCTTGGCCAAGAAAAGCAACCCTCCCACGCCGGATCTCACAACTGCTGCTTTCAAAAGGCGACTCGACGAGTATCCGGGCGTCATTGTGTCGTCGGTGATACTTCGCCCCAACGGAGACCTGATTCCGAGAACCTTGCGGGAGAACGGCGTAAAGCTGGCGCCGCACTCCTGGACCGTTCAGGATTTCCGTGATTTGAATAAATATATGAGTGGCGTGATTTCCAAAAGTCGATGA
- a CDS encoding ABC transporter ATP-binding protein yields MFRRFENQLNPFPPENVPLPPKGFFAFLWFCTRGARGYIAALAVLSAAVSIYEAWLFAFLGQIVDLLTVWHVGEPASAHERQVLWGIGLVLLASIVLVSLRTVVQHQILAINLPLRLRWDFHRMMLRQSLSFFSDEFAGRVTTKVMQTALAVREVLLTFCEIVLGIAVYFFAIVALAGGFDWRLMMPFIAWMLLYGLTMMYFVPRLGKVGKEQAHARSSMTGRVTDAYTNITTVKLFSHTNREARFARAAMEDFRETGYRQMRLVSQFEIFNQVLATALIFSAGGYALWLWHGNEIGTGAVAAVTAMALRVNGMSHWIMWQMTSLFENIGTVQDGIATLTHAPKVQDAPDAVPLRVTRGEVEFDRVYFNYNNERQVLDGLSLTVRPGEKIGLVGRSGAGKSTLINLLLRFYDVDRGQIRIDGQDISRVTQDSLRSAIGMVTQDTSLLHRSICDNIAYGRPDADPAEVQAAAARAQADEFIQQLSDNHGNRGYDTLVGERGVKLSGGQRQRIAIARVMLKNAPILLLDEATSALDSEVEAAIQESLDEVMKGKTVIAIAHRLSTIAAMDRLIVMDEGRIIEQGSHAELLQLGGVYARLWRHQSGGFLAEELSQ; encoded by the coding sequence TTGTTTCGCAGATTTGAAAACCAACTCAACCCGTTCCCGCCCGAGAACGTCCCCCTGCCTCCCAAGGGGTTCTTCGCGTTCCTCTGGTTCTGCACACGCGGAGCGCGCGGCTACATCGCCGCGCTGGCGGTGCTCAGCGCCGCGGTCTCCATCTACGAAGCCTGGCTGTTCGCCTTTCTGGGGCAGATCGTCGACCTGCTCACCGTCTGGCATGTCGGCGAACCCGCGTCGGCGCATGAACGCCAGGTGCTGTGGGGCATCGGCCTCGTGCTGCTGGCCAGCATCGTCCTGGTCAGCCTGCGCACCGTGGTGCAGCACCAGATCCTCGCCATCAACCTTCCGCTGCGTCTGCGTTGGGACTTCCACCGCATGATGCTGCGGCAAAGCCTGTCGTTCTTCTCCGACGAATTCGCCGGCCGGGTCACCACCAAGGTCATGCAGACCGCGCTGGCCGTGCGCGAAGTGCTGCTCACCTTCTGCGAAATCGTGCTCGGCATCGCGGTCTATTTCTTCGCCATCGTCGCGCTGGCGGGCGGTTTCGACTGGCGCCTGATGATGCCCTTCATCGCCTGGATGCTGCTCTACGGCCTGACCATGATGTACTTCGTGCCGCGCCTGGGCAAGGTCGGGAAAGAGCAGGCGCACGCCCGCTCATCCATGACCGGCCGGGTGACCGATGCCTATACCAACATCACCACCGTCAAACTGTTCTCGCACACCAACCGCGAAGCCCGCTTCGCGCGCGCCGCCATGGAGGATTTCAGGGAAACCGGCTATCGCCAGATGCGCCTGGTCAGCCAGTTCGAGATCTTCAACCAGGTGCTGGCCACGGCGCTGATCTTCTCGGCGGGCGGCTACGCCCTGTGGCTGTGGCATGGCAACGAAATCGGCACAGGCGCGGTCGCCGCCGTCACGGCCATGGCGCTGCGGGTCAACGGCATGTCGCACTGGATCATGTGGCAGATGACCTCCCTCTTCGAAAACATCGGCACCGTGCAGGACGGCATCGCCACCCTGACCCACGCCCCGAAGGTGCAGGACGCCCCCGACGCGGTCCCGCTGCGCGTCACCCGCGGCGAGGTCGAATTCGACCGGGTCTACTTCAACTACAACAACGAGCGCCAGGTGCTCGACGGCCTGAGCCTCACCGTGCGTCCCGGCGAAAAAATCGGCCTGGTCGGCCGCTCCGGCGCCGGCAAGTCCACGCTGATCAATCTGCTGCTGCGCTTCTACGACGTGGACCGCGGCCAGATACGCATCGACGGACAGGACATCTCCCGGGTCACCCAGGACAGCCTGCGCAGCGCCATCGGCATGGTCACCCAGGACACCTCGCTGCTGCACCGGTCCATCTGCGACAACATCGCCTACGGCCGTCCCGACGCCGATCCCGCCGAAGTCCAGGCGGCCGCCGCCCGCGCCCAGGCCGACGAATTCATCCAGCAATTGAGCGACAACCACGGCAACCGGGGCTACGACACCCTGGTCGGGGAACGCGGCGTCAAGCTCTCCGGCGGCCAGCGCCAACGGATCGCCATCGCCCGCGTCATGCTCAAGAACGCCCCCATCCTGCTGCTGGACGAAGCCACCAGCGCCCTCGATTCCGAAGTCGAAGCGGCCATCCAGGAAAGCCTGGACGAAGTCATGAAGGGCAAGACCGTCATCGCCATCGCCCACCGGCTGTCCACCATCGCCGCCATGGACCGCCTCATCGTCATGGACGAAGGCCGCATCATCGAACAGGGCAGCCATGCGGAGCTGCTGCAACTGGGCGGCGTGTATGCCCGGCTGTGGCGGCATCAGAGTGGCGGATTCCTGGCCGAGGAACTCAGCCAGTGA
- a CDS encoding amidohydrolase family protein, whose protein sequence is MAAAPLPDHACDCHVHVVAPQADHPMVADRHYTPGPASAGDLQAHLARLGLAHAVIVQPSIYGTDNRLLVDSLLALDGVARGVAVVDDHVADNDLARLHDAGVRGLRINLESTGASDPAAVSRALTAWAGRLAGQGWHLQVYASLDAIAAAAPALGRLPVPVVLDHFAMIPAQAALDDPRVRQVLELVGDGSAYVKLSGAYRVCTDPADPAQAARLAALAQAIVHRNPERALWASDWPHTNREAGKQATEVSAYRHVPAQRLLDELEAWLPDAALRRQVLAVNPAALYGF, encoded by the coding sequence ATGGCCGCCGCGCCGCTGCCCGACCACGCCTGCGACTGCCACGTGCACGTGGTGGCGCCGCAGGCCGACCATCCGATGGTGGCAGACCGCCACTACACGCCCGGCCCCGCATCCGCTGGCGACCTGCAGGCGCATCTGGCCCGGCTGGGCCTGGCGCATGCCGTGATCGTGCAGCCCAGCATCTACGGCACCGACAACCGCCTGCTGGTCGACAGCCTGCTGGCGCTGGACGGCGTGGCGCGCGGCGTCGCGGTCGTGGACGACCATGTCGCCGACAACGACTTGGCCCGCCTGCACGACGCCGGCGTGCGCGGCTTGCGCATCAACCTGGAAAGCACCGGCGCCAGCGACCCGGCCGCCGTCAGCCGGGCGCTGACGGCCTGGGCCGGCCGCCTTGCGGGGCAAGGCTGGCACCTCCAGGTATACGCCTCGCTCGATGCCATCGCCGCAGCCGCGCCGGCGCTGGGCCGTCTGCCGGTGCCCGTGGTGCTGGACCACTTCGCGATGATCCCGGCGCAAGCCGCGCTCGACGATCCACGCGTGCGGCAGGTGCTGGAACTGGTCGGCGACGGCAGCGCATACGTCAAGCTGTCGGGGGCCTACCGGGTCTGCACGGACCCGGCGGACCCCGCCCAGGCCGCCAGGCTCGCCGCGTTGGCCCAGGCCATCGTCCACCGCAATCCCGAGCGCGCGCTCTGGGCCAGCGACTGGCCGCACACCAACCGCGAGGCGGGCAAGCAGGCCACCGAAGTCAGCGCGTATCGCCACGTCCCGGCGCAACGCCTGCTGGACGAGCTGGAGGCCTGGCTGCCCGACGCCGCGCTGCGGCGGCAGGTGCTGGCGGTGAATCCGGCGGCGCTTTACGGTTTCTAG
- a CDS encoding isocitrate/isopropylmalate dehydrogenase family protein, translated as MKIVVLPGDGIGPETMAVAVDVLEAASRRFGLDLQFDHDIAGHDSLKKHGATVTPALLEKVKAADGLMLGPMATYDFKDEARGEINPSMYFRKNLDLHANIRPARTYPGMQARLGEFDLVVVRENTEGFYADRNVASGGSEMLITPDVVVSLRRITRQCCERIARTAFELAMTRDKHVTMVHKANVLKLGDGMFLEMCRQVAQEFPDVRVDDVIVDAMMAHVVRAPQRYDVIVTTNMFGDILSDLTAELSGSLGLGGSLNAGRDYAMGQAAHGSAPDIAGQNIANPISLILSGAMLLNWHGQKTGQAKFLQAAAAIDATIADTILAQECTRDVGGKLGTREAGAAFVARLQAA; from the coding sequence ATGAAAATCGTTGTACTCCCCGGTGACGGAATCGGCCCCGAAACCATGGCGGTCGCCGTCGATGTGCTGGAAGCCGCCTCGCGCCGCTTCGGCCTGGACCTTCAGTTCGACCACGACATCGCCGGCCACGACAGCCTGAAAAAACATGGCGCCACCGTCACGCCCGCGCTGCTGGAGAAGGTCAAGGCCGCCGACGGCCTGATGCTCGGCCCCATGGCCACGTATGACTTCAAGGACGAGGCCCGCGGCGAAATCAACCCGTCGATGTATTTCCGCAAGAACCTCGACCTGCACGCCAATATCCGCCCTGCCCGGACCTATCCCGGCATGCAGGCGCGCCTGGGCGAATTCGATCTGGTCGTGGTCCGCGAAAACACCGAAGGCTTCTACGCCGACCGCAACGTGGCATCCGGCGGCAGCGAAATGCTGATCACCCCGGATGTGGTGGTGTCCCTGCGCCGCATCACCCGCCAGTGCTGCGAACGCATCGCGCGCACGGCTTTCGAACTGGCCATGACGCGCGACAAGCACGTCACGATGGTGCACAAGGCCAACGTGCTGAAGCTGGGCGACGGCATGTTCCTCGAAATGTGCCGCCAGGTGGCCCAGGAGTTTCCGGACGTGCGCGTGGACGATGTCATCGTCGACGCCATGATGGCCCACGTGGTGCGCGCGCCGCAGCGCTATGACGTCATCGTCACCACCAATATGTTCGGCGACATCCTCTCGGACCTGACGGCGGAACTATCGGGCAGCCTGGGCCTGGGCGGCTCGCTGAACGCGGGCCGCGACTATGCGATGGGCCAGGCCGCGCACGGCTCGGCGCCGGATATCGCCGGCCAGAACATCGCCAATCCGATCTCGCTGATCCTGTCCGGCGCGATGCTGCTGAACTGGCATGGCCAGAAGACCGGCCAGGCGAAATTCCTGCAGGCCGCCGCGGCGATCGACGCCACCATCGCCGACACCATCCTCGCGCAGGAATGCACGCGCGACGTGGGCGGCAAGCTCGGCACGCGCGAAGCCGGCGCGGCCTTCGTCGCGCGCCTGCAGGCGGCCTGA
- a CDS encoding Bug family tripartite tricarboxylate transporter substrate binding protein, which translates to MQHTLSPFSPARRRLLQGATATLALTLAGAARAADAYPAKPVTLIVPYAPGGQGDVFARILAERLGSEFKQTVIVENRPGASGAVGSRIVLRAPADGYTLLLGQTGEIAVNPYAMKALGYDPLREFAPVILVGDSPLVLAVPEKSPYADLAALIAAARAKPDALAYASSGTATPGHLAAAALALGTQTRMIHAPYKGAGQAMSDLLGGHVDFFFSSASAVMPQLNSGRLKALAVSSRERLGVLPKVPTVSEAAVPDFQFSLWGGVFAPAQTPPAVVELLNTRLNAILAEPAIKSRLEGDGAAVRPNSSQEFTTFVRGEAAKYQRLVQATGVQVE; encoded by the coding sequence ATGCAGCACACCCTTTCTCCCTTCAGCCCGGCGCGCCGCCGGCTGCTGCAAGGCGCGACGGCCACACTGGCATTGACGCTGGCCGGCGCCGCTCGCGCGGCGGACGCGTACCCGGCCAAGCCGGTGACCTTGATCGTTCCCTACGCCCCCGGCGGACAGGGCGACGTATTCGCCCGCATCCTGGCCGAACGCCTGGGCTCGGAGTTCAAGCAGACCGTCATCGTCGAAAATCGCCCGGGCGCGTCCGGGGCGGTGGGTTCCCGGATCGTGCTGCGCGCGCCCGCCGACGGCTACACGCTGCTGCTGGGCCAGACGGGCGAAATCGCCGTCAACCCCTACGCCATGAAGGCGCTGGGCTACGACCCCTTGCGCGAGTTCGCGCCCGTGATCCTGGTGGGCGACTCGCCCCTGGTGCTGGCCGTGCCGGAAAAGTCTCCCTACGCCGACCTGGCCGCGCTGATCGCGGCCGCCCGCGCAAAGCCCGACGCTCTGGCATATGCCTCGTCCGGCACCGCCACGCCCGGTCACCTGGCCGCCGCCGCCCTGGCGCTGGGCACGCAGACGCGCATGATCCACGCCCCGTACAAGGGCGCGGGCCAGGCCATGTCCGATCTGCTGGGCGGTCACGTGGACTTCTTCTTTTCCAGCGCGTCCGCCGTCATGCCGCAGCTCAACAGCGGCCGGCTCAAGGCGCTGGCGGTATCCTCGCGGGAACGCCTGGGCGTCCTGCCCAAGGTTCCAACCGTGAGCGAAGCCGCCGTGCCCGACTTCCAGTTCAGCCTGTGGGGCGGCGTGTTCGCACCCGCGCAGACGCCCCCTGCCGTGGTCGAGCTTCTGAACACCAGGCTCAATGCCATCCTGGCCGAGCCCGCGATCAAGTCGCGGCTGGAAGGCGACGGCGCCGCGGTCCGCCCGAACTCGTCGCAGGAATTCACCACTTTCGTGCGCGGCGAAGCCGCGAAGTATCAACGCCTGGTGCAAGCCACCGGGGTCCAGGTCGAATAG